A stretch of the Halomonas sp. CH40 genome encodes the following:
- a CDS encoding NAD(P)-dependent oxidoreductase → MSHSSSKVAWVGLGKLGLPMATRIIQAGTAVQGFDLSAQRLALAEDIGITPHPSLASAVADCDLVFVSIPDDRALISLCLEPGELIRHMAPGSILIETSTVSVEASARVAEAAKAQGIAYLRSPVSGNPVAAEAGTLSAMVSGPQAAMETAKPVFDAFTKAQYWLGDEEQARVAKLAINLMIAVSAGMLSEALTLARKGNIEWDAMLELISDSAVGSPMVKYKVPPLSQRDFTSTFSAAQMAKDLDLILNCAHGSGVSAPLAAQMREAYTALIATGHGDDDYIATVHHTERLSGLGEPTPAQQGGQTHA, encoded by the coding sequence ATGTCCCATTCATCCTCCAAGGTCGCCTGGGTTGGCCTGGGCAAGCTGGGCTTGCCGATGGCCACCCGGATTATTCAGGCAGGGACGGCCGTTCAAGGCTTTGATCTTTCAGCACAGCGTCTGGCGCTCGCCGAAGACATAGGCATTACCCCGCATCCATCGCTTGCCAGCGCCGTAGCGGATTGTGATCTGGTGTTTGTCTCGATTCCCGATGACCGCGCCTTGATCAGTCTGTGCCTTGAGCCCGGCGAGCTGATCCGTCATATGGCACCCGGCAGTATTCTGATCGAGACCAGCACGGTCAGCGTGGAAGCCTCAGCGCGGGTAGCTGAAGCAGCCAAGGCTCAAGGCATTGCCTATCTGCGCAGCCCGGTGTCAGGCAACCCGGTGGCAGCCGAGGCAGGCACGCTGTCGGCGATGGTGTCTGGCCCGCAAGCGGCGATGGAAACCGCCAAGCCGGTGTTTGATGCCTTTACCAAAGCGCAGTATTGGCTGGGTGACGAAGAGCAGGCTCGGGTCGCCAAGCTCGCGATCAACCTAATGATTGCGGTGAGTGCCGGGATGCTGAGCGAAGCCCTGACCCTGGCGCGTAAAGGCAACATTGAATGGGACGCCATGCTGGAGCTGATTTCTGACAGCGCGGTGGGCTCACCTATGGTGAAGTACAAGGTGCCGCCGCTTTCCCAGCGCGATTTTACCTCGACCTTTTCCGCCGCCCAGATGGCCAAGGATCTTGACCTGATCCTGAACTGTGCCCATGGCTCAGGGGTGTCGGCGCCGCTGGCAGCGCAAATGCGCGAAGCCTATACCGCGCTGATCGCCACCGGGCACGGCGATGATGACTATATCGCTACCGTACATCACACCGAGCGCCTTTCCGGGCTGGGTGAGCCAACGCCTGCACAGCAGGGAGGGCAAACACATGCGTAA
- a CDS encoding intradiol ring-cleavage dioxygenase — protein MRNLTTDNITQAVIDEFSSCEDERLKTLLNGLVKHLHAYLREVQPTEQEWTQAIEFLTRTGQICDDERQEFILLSDTLGVTMLVDAINHPSSDPKITESTVLGPFYVADPPQANQGDAINWGVEGEPLFVEGHVHDDQGKPLANVTIDVWQSDSEGFYDVQKPELESASLRARFHTDDQGRYAFWTVTPSPYPIPTDGPVGKMLETTGRHPYRPAHVHFMLMAPGYETLVTQIFAEDDPYLDSDAVFGVKDSLVKTFTQQPAGQGPDGRQMETPYRYFTYDFGLKAS, from the coding sequence ATGCGTAACCTGACCACCGACAATATTACCCAGGCAGTGATTGATGAATTTTCAAGCTGTGAGGACGAACGGCTTAAAACCTTGCTCAATGGCTTGGTAAAACATCTGCATGCCTATCTGCGCGAGGTGCAGCCCACTGAACAAGAGTGGACCCAGGCGATTGAGTTTCTGACCCGTACCGGGCAGATATGCGATGACGAGCGCCAGGAGTTCATCCTGCTGTCCGACACCCTGGGCGTGACCATGCTGGTGGATGCCATCAACCACCCAAGCAGTGACCCCAAGATCACCGAAAGTACCGTGTTGGGGCCTTTCTACGTCGCTGACCCTCCCCAGGCGAACCAGGGCGACGCCATCAACTGGGGCGTTGAAGGTGAGCCGTTATTTGTTGAGGGTCATGTCCACGATGATCAGGGTAAGCCGCTGGCGAATGTCACCATTGATGTCTGGCAGTCAGACAGTGAAGGCTTTTATGACGTCCAGAAGCCTGAGCTTGAAAGCGCCTCGTTACGCGCGCGCTTTCACACCGACGACCAGGGGCGTTATGCCTTCTGGACGGTGACGCCATCGCCTTACCCGATTCCGACCGATGGGCCGGTGGGCAAGATGCTCGAAACCACTGGGCGCCACCCGTATCGCCCTGCCCACGTACATTTCATGCTGATGGCGCCAGGGTACGAAACCCTGGTGACCCAGATTTTTGCCGAAGACGATCCCTATCTGGATTCCGATGCGGTCTTTGGGGTGAAGGATTCGCTGGTCAAGACATTTACTCAGCAACCTGCAGGGCAGGGGCCTGATGGCCGGCAGATGGAAACCCCTTACCGCTACTTTACTTATGATTTTGGCCTGAAAGCGTCCTGA
- a CDS encoding maleylacetate reductase, with amino-acid sequence MQPFVYNGLPSRVVFGQGTLSRLGEELALLGCERALVLATPQQHQQAEDVLQQLGNKGVGVYAQAAMHTPVDITDDAMRVVKELDVDCTIAIGGGSTIGLGKAIALRTGLAQIAIPTTYAGSEMTPILGETRDGEKTTQRTLDVLPETVIYDVDLTLTLPAGMSGTSGVNAIAHAVEALYARDGNPVITLMAEEGIAALARSLPVIASDLSNVDARADALYGAWLCGACLGSVGMSLHHKLCHTLGGSFNLPHAETHTIVLPYAVAYNAPAAPQAMARIQRALGCDDAATGLYDLGRAVGAPSALSELGFGIKDVDKATAMATRNPYWNPREITVDGIARLLGNAQAGLRPQSERGEAL; translated from the coding sequence ATGCAACCCTTTGTTTATAATGGCTTGCCATCGCGGGTGGTATTTGGCCAGGGAACCCTGTCGCGTCTGGGGGAAGAGCTGGCTCTGCTAGGCTGTGAGCGCGCCCTGGTATTGGCCACGCCGCAGCAGCACCAGCAGGCCGAGGATGTCTTGCAGCAGTTGGGCAACAAGGGCGTCGGTGTCTATGCCCAGGCTGCGATGCACACCCCGGTGGATATCACGGATGATGCCATGCGGGTCGTCAAGGAACTGGACGTGGACTGCACCATCGCGATTGGCGGTGGCTCTACCATTGGCTTGGGCAAGGCGATTGCGCTGCGCACGGGGTTAGCCCAGATCGCTATTCCCACCACCTATGCCGGGTCGGAAATGACGCCGATCCTGGGTGAAACCCGCGACGGTGAGAAAACTACCCAGCGCACTCTGGACGTGCTGCCGGAAACGGTGATTTATGACGTTGACCTGACCCTGACGCTGCCAGCTGGCATGTCGGGCACCAGTGGTGTCAACGCCATTGCCCATGCGGTGGAAGCGCTGTATGCCCGCGACGGCAACCCGGTGATTACACTGATGGCCGAAGAAGGCATTGCGGCCCTGGCACGCAGCCTGCCGGTTATTGCCAGCGATCTGTCCAACGTCGACGCACGTGCCGATGCGCTTTACGGCGCCTGGCTGTGCGGCGCCTGCCTGGGCTCGGTAGGCATGTCGCTGCACCACAAGCTGTGCCACACCCTGGGCGGCTCCTTCAACCTTCCCCATGCAGAAACGCACACCATAGTGTTGCCTTATGCGGTGGCCTACAACGCCCCGGCCGCGCCGCAGGCCATGGCGCGTATCCAACGCGCCCTGGGCTGCGACGATGCGGCCACCGGCCTGTATGACCTGGGGCGTGCGGTTGGCGCACCCAGTGCGCTCTCGGAGCTGGGCTTCGGCATCAAAGACGTGGACAAAGCCACGGCGATGGCCACCCGTAACCCTTACTGGAACCCAAGAGAGATCACCGTTGATGGGATAGCGCGCCTGCTGGGTAATGCCCAGGCAGGCCTGCGCCCACAATCTGAACGCGGGGAGGCGCTATGA
- a CDS encoding SDR family oxidoreductase: protein MDNTRLQGKHCLITGAARGMGAAVAEHYAAQGAKVCVADLNLEGCEEVAARIKANGGEAIAIKLNVTDRADVQAAVQATVDAFGSLNVMVNNAGINKPLMFLDITEENWHQIMDVNALGCLLGMQEAAKQMIDQGKENGPYKIINVGSILSRQAFDDVVPYSCSKHAVLAMINGGAKALVDHNITVNGYGPGVVRTELWEQLDKDLVSIGKFEKQGQSMDELAEKMILMKRYSYPEDVVGTASFLASAESDYMTGQLLMIDGGMIMQ, encoded by the coding sequence ATGGACAACACTCGACTCCAAGGTAAACACTGCCTGATTACTGGCGCTGCACGTGGCATGGGCGCCGCCGTGGCCGAACACTACGCCGCTCAGGGCGCCAAGGTATGCGTGGCGGATCTCAATCTTGAAGGGTGCGAGGAAGTGGCTGCGCGCATCAAGGCCAACGGTGGCGAGGCCATCGCGATCAAGCTCAACGTCACTGACCGGGCCGATGTGCAGGCGGCGGTTCAGGCCACGGTCGATGCCTTTGGTAGCCTGAACGTGATGGTCAATAATGCGGGTATCAACAAGCCGTTGATGTTCCTAGATATTACCGAAGAAAACTGGCACCAGATCATGGATGTCAATGCGCTGGGCTGCCTGCTCGGTATGCAGGAAGCGGCCAAGCAGATGATTGATCAGGGCAAGGAAAACGGCCCTTATAAAATCATTAACGTAGGCTCGATTCTGTCTCGTCAGGCGTTTGACGACGTGGTGCCCTACTCATGCAGCAAACATGCGGTACTGGCCATGATCAACGGCGGCGCCAAGGCGCTGGTCGACCACAACATAACTGTTAACGGCTACGGCCCCGGCGTGGTGCGCACCGAACTATGGGAACAGCTCGACAAGGATCTGGTCAGCATCGGCAAGTTTGAAAAGCAGGGCCAGTCGATGGATGAACTGGCCGAGAAAATGATTCTGATGAAGCGCTACTCCTACCCGGAAGACGTGGTCGGCACCGCCTCCTTTCTGGCCAGCGCTGAATCTGATTACATGACCGGCCAGCTGCTGATGATTGATGGCGGCATGATCATGCAGTAA
- a CDS encoding malonic semialdehyde reductase has translation MSKIDQAAIASLFTEARTHNVWQDRQVSEETLRELYEVMRFGPTSMNCQPSRIIFLTTDEAKERLKPALLPGNQEKTMKAPVVAVVGFDTEFYEHLPRMFAHNKDAKSLFEGKPDFIHSTAFRNSSIQGGYLIMAARALGLDAGPMSGFNNAAVDEEFFPDGKVKSNFLCNLGYGDPEALFPRGDRFAFEEVCQIL, from the coding sequence ATGAGCAAGATTGATCAAGCGGCTATTGCCAGCCTGTTTACCGAAGCACGTACCCATAACGTCTGGCAGGACCGTCAGGTGAGCGAAGAAACCCTGCGTGAGCTTTATGAGGTGATGCGCTTTGGCCCTACCTCCATGAACTGCCAGCCGTCGCGGATTATTTTTCTGACCACTGACGAAGCCAAGGAACGTCTGAAGCCAGCACTGCTGCCGGGCAACCAGGAAAAGACCATGAAAGCCCCGGTCGTGGCTGTGGTGGGTTTTGATACCGAGTTTTATGAGCATTTGCCGCGCATGTTTGCTCACAACAAAGATGCCAAATCACTGTTCGAAGGTAAGCCGGACTTCATTCATTCTACCGCCTTCCGCAACAGCTCGATTCAGGGCGGCTATCTGATCATGGCTGCTCGCGCACTCGGCCTGGATGCTGGCCCGATGTCCGGCTTCAATAACGCTGCCGTCGATGAAGAGTTCTTCCCGGATGGCAAGGTGAAAAGCAACTTCCTGTGCAACCTGGGCTATGGCGATCCAGAAGCGCTGTTCCCGCGTGGCGACCGCTTCGCCTTTGAGGAAGTCTGCCAGATTCTGTGA
- a CDS encoding IS110 family transposase — protein sequence MNIIRVGVDIAKSVFHVHGVDRHDQVQWRGKYARSKWLDAIVKRVPTGATIGMEACASSHHWARELQKRGYNVRLIAAQFVKPYVKSNKNDRVDAEAICEAMSRPNMRFVAPKTVAQQDVQAAHRIREELVGQRTAKANQIRGLVGEYGIIAPVGIQQLRRALPRWLEDAENGLTDSFRILLNGLADDLRHLDDRITALDESIVESVKQDPVARRLMTLRGVGPLTASALSGALGDGQAFKKGRDFAASLGLTPRQHSTGGRDRLLGISKRGDSYLRKLLVHGARAVLRQVDRRDDGLSHWLKGLTSRKHINVATVALANKTARIAWALVRNETAYDENLAAASVGV from the coding sequence ATGAACATTATCCGCGTCGGTGTTGATATTGCAAAGTCGGTTTTTCATGTCCACGGCGTAGATCGTCATGACCAGGTTCAGTGGCGTGGTAAATATGCTCGGAGCAAGTGGTTGGACGCCATCGTCAAGCGTGTACCCACCGGTGCAACGATTGGCATGGAAGCTTGTGCTTCATCTCATCATTGGGCACGGGAGCTTCAGAAACGGGGTTACAACGTCCGGTTGATTGCCGCTCAGTTCGTCAAACCGTATGTGAAAAGCAATAAGAATGATCGGGTGGATGCAGAGGCCATCTGCGAAGCGATGAGCCGCCCCAATATGCGCTTTGTTGCTCCCAAGACTGTTGCCCAGCAAGATGTTCAGGCAGCACATCGCATCCGTGAAGAGTTGGTAGGGCAACGCACCGCTAAAGCCAACCAGATTCGGGGACTGGTAGGTGAATATGGGATTATCGCGCCTGTTGGCATTCAGCAACTGCGCCGAGCATTACCTCGATGGCTGGAAGATGCAGAGAACGGCCTAACTGATAGCTTTCGCATTTTGCTTAACGGTTTGGCTGACGACCTTCGGCACTTGGATGACCGCATCACAGCACTCGACGAGAGCATTGTTGAAAGCGTGAAACAAGATCCCGTCGCACGGCGTTTAATGACATTGCGAGGGGTTGGGCCACTCACGGCCAGTGCGCTATCCGGTGCGCTGGGAGACGGCCAGGCATTCAAGAAAGGGCGTGATTTTGCCGCCTCTCTAGGATTGACACCTCGACAACACAGCACGGGCGGACGAGACCGTCTTTTAGGCATCAGCAAACGCGGTGACAGCTATCTACGCAAACTGCTCGTCCACGGAGCACGCGCCGTGTTGCGACAGGTAGATCGCAGGGACGACGGCCTGAGTCATTGGCTTAAAGGTCTGACGTCTCGAAAACATATTAATGTCGCAACGGTAGCCCTGGCCAATAAAACGGCTCGGATTGCCTGGGCGCTGGTACGTAATGAAACAGCTTATGACGAAAATCTTGCTGCGGCGAGTGTCGGCGTTTAA
- a CDS encoding pirin family protein, giving the protein MQIRRSEDRGKGNHGWLRSFHTFSFAGYMDPAHMGFRALRVINEDRVTPGNGFGAHPHRDMEIISYVLEGEIEHRDNMGNGAIARPGDVQRMSAGTGVVHSEFNHSNENGLHFLQIWIEPAKLGIPPSYEQKAFPVASRTAQWRLVVSQDGRHDSVSINQDVNLYAGLFQQGDNITPPPSRYAWLHVAKGNLEVNGTLLSTGDAASFAPEETIQVNCPDHADVLLFDLA; this is encoded by the coding sequence ATGCAGATTAGACGTTCTGAAGATCGCGGTAAGGGTAACCATGGCTGGTTGCGCTCGTTTCATACCTTTTCCTTTGCTGGCTACATGGACCCGGCGCATATGGGGTTTCGCGCCCTGCGCGTGATCAATGAAGACAGAGTCACCCCGGGAAATGGGTTTGGGGCCCACCCACACCGTGATATGGAGATCATTTCCTATGTGCTGGAAGGGGAAATAGAGCACCGCGACAACATGGGCAACGGCGCCATCGCCCGCCCAGGAGATGTTCAACGGATGTCCGCAGGCACAGGCGTGGTGCATAGCGAGTTTAACCATTCAAATGAAAACGGCCTGCACTTTCTGCAGATATGGATTGAACCTGCCAAACTGGGTATTCCGCCCAGCTACGAGCAAAAAGCGTTCCCCGTGGCAAGCCGCACGGCGCAATGGCGGCTGGTGGTGTCTCAGGATGGCAGGCACGACTCGGTAAGTATCAACCAGGATGTCAATCTCTACGCGGGTCTGTTTCAGCAAGGCGACAACATCACGCCGCCGCCATCGCGCTATGCCTGGCTGCATGTGGCGAAAGGCAATCTGGAGGTTAACGGTACCTTGCTCAGTACTGGCGACGCCGCCTCTTTCGCACCGGAGGAAACCATCCAGGTAAACTGCCCGGATCATGCCGACGTACTGTTGTTTGATCTGGCCTGA
- a CDS encoding sulfite exporter TauE/SafE family protein, with protein sequence MTIDWVFVLLMVVAVLLTGISKSGFAGGVGVVAVPLISLKASPAFAVAVMLPLLIVMDVFSLKAWWRQRVDRLLWLMFPPAILGVVIGYFTYGWFDEALLKLLLGIFSVLFGLWGLFKPLRGKLMPGWVGWLCGGIAGFTSFIAHAGGPPLNFYLLQCQLTKQQFLGTAVVFLAITNLVKLVPYTLLGLINIDNLTIALLLIPVAWLGVKLGLVIQKRIDGELFFRIILVLLILLGFRLIMDGIS encoded by the coding sequence ATGACAATTGATTGGGTGTTCGTTCTGCTGATGGTCGTCGCTGTGCTGCTGACCGGTATTTCCAAATCAGGTTTTGCCGGTGGCGTGGGCGTTGTGGCCGTACCCTTGATCTCGCTCAAGGCGAGCCCGGCCTTTGCGGTGGCGGTCATGCTGCCGCTGCTGATCGTGATGGATGTGTTCAGTCTCAAGGCGTGGTGGCGCCAGCGGGTCGATCGTTTACTGTGGTTGATGTTTCCTCCTGCCATCTTAGGGGTGGTGATTGGCTATTTCACCTACGGCTGGTTTGATGAAGCACTGTTGAAGTTACTGTTGGGTATTTTTTCGGTACTGTTTGGCTTGTGGGGGCTATTCAAGCCGCTACGCGGTAAGTTAATGCCTGGCTGGGTGGGGTGGCTGTGCGGCGGGATAGCAGGCTTTACCAGCTTTATTGCCCATGCGGGTGGCCCGCCGTTGAATTTTTACCTGCTGCAGTGCCAGCTGACCAAGCAGCAGTTTCTGGGCACTGCCGTGGTGTTTCTGGCGATTACCAATCTGGTCAAGCTGGTGCCTTACACTCTGCTGGGTCTGATCAATATTGATAACCTGACCATAGCGCTGCTACTGATACCGGTGGCGTGGTTAGGCGTGAAGTTGGGGCTAGTGATTCAGAAACGCATTGATGGCGAGCTGTTTTTCCGGATCATCCTGGTTCTGCTGATTCTGTTAGGGTTTCGACTTATCATGGATGGCATAAGTTAA
- a CDS encoding amidohydrolase family protein translates to MKTLFINASVITMDPALGELSNGQVLVEDEQIAAVGHDLVVGADAEVIDCSGGILIPGLVNAHMHTWQTGLRGVAANWTLLEYFRHVHRGLAALFTPDDIYIATRMGAINQLNCGTTTLGDWCHNNPTPEHTDAAVRGLKESGIRALFMHGSPKPDPKPGQPHFSEIPHPRHEIERLLAGELSDPDGLVTLGMAILGPHYSTLDVTLQDFALAKEFGLVASMHQGGGEAVAPGAWDEVEARGLLGPDINIVHGQSLDDGQMARFCASGVTFSVAPENEMTQGHGFPVTGLVRQHGGVVSLGVDLESVLSGDMFSVARAALGMQRSLDNDASRREQGKIPDTSTITTREALGWITLDGAKALGLDDRIGSLTPGKQADLVLLDSNQLNMQPVNEPISSVVMQTSLANVDSVMVAGQFKKRGGRLLINTQPGITELAASGHRIHAELLAREAQSTQEAH, encoded by the coding sequence ATGAAAACCCTGTTTATTAACGCCAGCGTGATCACCATGGACCCAGCGCTGGGTGAGTTAAGCAACGGCCAGGTGCTGGTTGAGGATGAGCAGATTGCGGCCGTGGGCCATGATCTGGTGGTAGGTGCGGATGCTGAGGTGATTGACTGTAGTGGCGGCATCCTGATTCCCGGGCTGGTGAATGCCCATATGCATACCTGGCAGACCGGCCTGCGCGGCGTGGCGGCCAACTGGACGTTGCTGGAGTATTTTCGCCACGTACACCGTGGTCTGGCAGCGCTGTTCACGCCGGATGATATTTATATTGCCACCCGCATGGGTGCGATCAATCAGCTGAACTGTGGCACCACCACACTGGGTGACTGGTGCCATAACAACCCGACGCCAGAACACACCGACGCCGCCGTGCGTGGGCTGAAGGAGTCGGGGATTCGCGCCCTGTTTATGCACGGCTCGCCCAAGCCTGACCCCAAGCCCGGTCAGCCGCACTTTAGTGAAATTCCCCACCCGCGTCATGAAATCGAGCGCCTGTTGGCAGGGGAGCTGTCTGACCCTGATGGCCTGGTGACCCTGGGGATGGCGATTCTGGGGCCGCATTATTCCACCCTGGATGTCACTCTGCAGGACTTCGCGTTGGCCAAAGAATTCGGTCTGGTGGCGTCCATGCACCAGGGCGGTGGCGAAGCCGTGGCCCCCGGCGCCTGGGACGAAGTAGAAGCCCGTGGCCTGCTAGGCCCGGATATCAATATTGTCCACGGCCAGAGCCTGGATGATGGCCAGATGGCTAGGTTCTGCGCTAGCGGCGTGACCTTTTCAGTGGCGCCGGAAAACGAGATGACTCAGGGCCACGGCTTTCCGGTCACTGGCCTGGTACGCCAGCACGGCGGCGTAGTTTCACTGGGCGTGGATCTTGAGTCAGTGCTTTCTGGCGATATGTTCAGCGTGGCCCGTGCTGCCCTGGGCATGCAGCGTTCCCTGGATAACGATGCCTCGCGCCGGGAGCAGGGCAAGATCCCCGATACCTCGACCATTACCACCCGGGAAGCGCTGGGCTGGATCACCCTGGATGGCGCGAAAGCCCTGGGGCTTGATGACCGCATTGGCAGCCTGACCCCAGGCAAGCAGGCGGATCTGGTACTGCTCGATAGTAATCAACTCAATATGCAGCCGGTTAACGAGCCGATTTCCAGCGTTGTCATGCAAACAAGCCTGGCCAACGTCGACAGCGTCATGGTGGCCGGGCAGTTCAAGAAACGTGGCGGTCGCCTGTTGATAAACACCCAGCCGGGTATTACCGAGCTTGCCGCGTCAGGCCATCGCATTCACGCCGAGTTGCTGGCGCGTGAAGCGCAATCCACACAGGAGGCACATTAA